The Elaeis guineensis isolate ETL-2024a chromosome 11, EG11, whole genome shotgun sequence genomic interval aggattaatcaaaattaggatttatctaagtatctagatcctccactgatccataagacttctagagagataaaatccatgaagagagagaaaattctagagagagaaagtagagagagaaaccttcgtatgcttccgatgaggcaatcatggtcaagatcatcagagatcctatcagggtgacttaacataaatcaagtgttacaaatttcaaatagaatcggactgagatcagatctaccgcacgaatttcggagcaatctcaaatcatcatatttttacttcaaatttatcctagggtctgtgatgtaatcagagagagagtagaaagattctagagagataaaatccacaaaaagagagaaagatctagagagagaaaatagagagagaaaatatagagagagaaggtagagagaggagagagaaaagagagagaaaagagagaaaaaggagagagagagaaaaattctctcccttcttcttctttttattttattttattttattttttatttttttctttctctttttccctctttttttttttcttttctttttcttttttctttttcttttctttttctttttttctttttcttttcttttcttttcttcttcttcttcttccttcttcttttcttcccgcggccacccttggctgaaacaggggaagaccgtgaggtccccccatcggtggctcgggctccggtggcttggccggagattCGGCAGCgaccggcgatggggttcggccggcagtGGCCAGCAAcggacggccggcggcaaggttcggccgggaagaaacaaaaagagatcggaaaacaggagatttcttgttcatgaattttccggcgaagacggtggccggcggcgaggctttggaccaggggagaaagggaagagggagagaaaaaaggggaggggcttacctcgagctccgacaaTGTCGTCAGCTTCAATTTCCGGCGAACACAAGTACGGGAGACCTTGACTTCAACCggagaaaacaaggagaaaggagagagagagaaccgGTGATCACTATGGGTTGTttaggagggggagagggggttttatagaggaggaattcgttttttactcggattcctcCTCTCCTTTTCAcgatgggaagaagactctcaacgagaatcttcttcctcccgatatcctttgttttttttttttttttttttaatatctgggttattacatgaACCGTCCGACAATGGATCTTTTGGTGCGTCTGCCCAATTCTTTCCTCGGAAAAGCCATAGGTATTTTTCCCAGTACGGTAGTTGATATATGTACAAGATACTTGTGCAATCTTGCGACTGAAAGAAATGTCACAACCTACGAACCTAGGGAGGGGGGCACCATGCCTAGAAAAATTAGGTCCTTTCATCACGGCTCAAAATCTTAGTAACACGTCGGCCGATCAGTGGTTTgacatcaaataaaattttgtGCTGAACCATGTGCGTGTTTTCTACCCTTTTTGGTGGTTATTATCTTGGCTGCAAAGCTTTTCTTGTCCATGTTCTTACCAACTTCATCAGCTTATCCTTTGACATAAATGTGTTTAGATGCACAAAGGTGAGATAAAGTGAGTAAGCATCATGCAATCTTGCCCATGCTTTAAGAGACATTTGAAAGCCTCTTTAAGATGGAAGTAGGTTCCGATGAGCATCTTTACTTTGTTTTTGTCTACAAATGACTCTGTATCTGTATATTTCAGCTGCCTATATGTAAATTGTTAGATAAATTCAAAGTTCATATTACTTCTAACCAATATATGTCCATCCTGACAAACCTTTTTCCTTTTCCCATGAAGCTTCCGATGGTTATCCATAGGTGCAACGGTGCAACAATTGGAATGGTACACATGGCATAACGTTGGTTTGAATGTCACACCAAAATTTCTATGGTAAAAGTTGCCTCCTCACATCCCTTCCAcgcacgcgcgcacacacacaaaaattaataaaaaaataaactctctCACACGCACAGACGCACACAAACACACAGCTCTTCTCTGCCCGTACATAGCCACAAAAGGAAATgtttcctgatttttttttttaaagaaaaaagctTGAAGAGCTTTGAAAAAAAAGGGGGTCTGGTGGGATCAGTTTACACCTTTTCTGTTCGAGAAGTTAGGTTTAAAAAAAATCAGTATTAttgtcattattatttttttgctaaTGGACAACCTTTTTTGGGTAAACTAATGGACAATCTTTTGCTCTTAAATCCTTTCACCAGAGTCTCACGCCGTTACCACtctggaattaaaaaaaaaaagagttaccTCTACTGTCATCCTGGAACGGATATGAATGTCATGCCGCTTCTGGATTCGCTACCATTGGTACCGTACATGCTACTAACCTCCACTGCTATGATCACcacaatttttttattattttatttacaaattgaAATTAATAATAACTAGGTTTTTTTCCTCAGATAtgttatttaattattaaaagaAGGACAATGGTGCTATAAGAGAACCCGCGTTCGCAAATACGTATAAAGAATGCCTATATATGGTATTCTTGTTTTACCACTTTATAGATTTTTATGTTGTAAATGGAAGTACGAGAGCCATGTGTATTTGTGAGGCTTGATATAAACACAACTTAAGTTTCTTAAGATATACGCAACCTAAGTTTCTAAAGCTAAACTGGTTGCATTTGCCCCTAAGATATTCCTGACCGTAATGATTGCTAAACGGACCAAATGGATACAACCGTTTAACATATCTTACACGTGATTAGCTAATTAGTTCGATCCACCGTAATCACATACTGTGGAATAATCACAGTGGAGCCTACAGCTACCGTATACCTAATTCCCAACAGTATTCGTTCGTTCTTTTGTCCAAATCGCCATGCACTGAAATGCCATTAGTTCTACAGACTGTGCATTACTTTAACGAAATTCTTATGCTATTCTCTAATCAAATCGTCCGGACCAAGCGTGTGCCGCAACCCATTAACATGCCAACCAACCATAACAGTGAAACTTTTTGGCCCACTCAGATGGAAAGGACGAGATGATAACGTGTGGGTAAATTCCATTAACTAATCTATGGTACGCTGAATATACAATCTATCATCCATGGAGCAGGAGCATTTTAACTAACTTGTAGAGGggatctaaaaaagaaaagaaaaagaaaactgtaAGCCACGTGCCAAGGATAGAGTGTCTCCATGCCACGAGTTCAGAGCAAATTCTGAACCCAGCGGGGTTCAAATCTGCAGGAGGAACAGACGTTCTGCTAACCAACTTCAGTCCCAAAACAGAACTTGTAAAAGATGAATACAAGCATCATCGGTTCCCATGTTCGTCCGACTTTTTCCTCAAACATCTTCTAAGCACATCGCTGATTTGATAAAGCAATCCCCAGTTTTTAGTCTTCCTCCCACTTTGACTGACTGATCCTGGGACTCAAAAAAATGGTGATTTATTCCAATAGAAAGAGAATCACGCGCCATGAAGGAAGAGCGCCACAAATGATCCCACATAAGTAGAGGCGGAACCATAAGCGATGAATGGATTTACAAAACGAAAAAGAATGATGCATCCTTCTCGGGGCATAGACCAGCCATGTTTAGCACGTGTATATTTAGAATGTATCATATCTAATCATAAGCCTGGAAAGCAATAAAGTTGATACAGGTAATAACCAGCAGCGCTCCACGACAATCACAACAGAAAAGAAAACAATCCATAATTCCAACTATCCCTACGGTTCACAGATACATTAATACTAAAATAGAGAGGAAAAGTGAAGAACATTGAAGTCCCTATCATGCAGCAAGAAAGAATAGCCAGAATACCCATATTGTGAGAGGATAGTGACCTAAAGGTGAACTTATTGCTGGGCGCACTGTACCCTTGGAATTGCATCATCGTCTTCATCATAGGCTTcttgctgctgctgttgctgcttTCGCCTCATCTCCTCTTCAATATTGACATCATAAAGAGTGGTCTCCTCACACTCATCCAGCTCCATGTCCGACAGGCGGTTGCTAGGTCTTGGCGGCAAAAAGGTCTCCAGCATGCGGCATTGATCAGGAGAGAGCACCCCTGAATCTGGAAATTCAACATTGAATTGGATGTACAGGCGACCCCTCATGAAGGGCCTACCATGATGAGGCATTCCTTCATCATTGATTGCTTTAAATTGACCTGTTTGGAAAGCAAAGTTAtaaagaggatgaagaaaaatcaACACAGCCTAGATCAGACTTATGTTCAAAAGATCTAAGAACGCACCAGGCTTAACAacttcgcctggatttgacttGATGAGCAGCTGTCTGCCATCAAGATGGGTCAGAGCAAACTGGAAGCCGCAGAGTGCCTCACTCAGACTGAGCGTATGTTCCACGTAAAGATCATCATACTTCCTCTTAAATTTGGGGTGCTCCTTTTGTTGCACCACAAATACAATATCTCCTGTCACCGTGTCAGGCTACAAACATGCATTTTATATAATTAGGCAACAGAGATCTAAAAATTCAGAGAATAGCAAGCAACTTTATCCAACAGGCATCAGCatataccaaataaaaaaaaaatcagagaatacAAGAAACTAGTTCTGACTAGGTTGACATAGAGGTAACAGCATAATGCGCTAGTGAACAGCCAAAaaaaaagtttataattttttaaaaaatctttgcTTACGGCTTCATCAGCTTCGCCTTGGAATACAATCTTCTGACTCTGTTGCATTCCTTTCTCGACATGCACCTCCAATACTTTCTTCTCCTGGGTAACTTTGCTCCCTTTGCATTGTGGACACTTGTCTTTATCACTGATGACCTCACCTGCACAACGGCATATTTAGGAGATAAAACTGAAGAAAACAATTCTTACTTGCACCAAGAGTATAAACAATATGAAAGATCTGCCACACCTGAGCCTCTGCATTCAGGACAAGCATGCTGCATCTGTTGAATCATGCCTAGTCCAATCTGTCTAGTTACTGTCCTCACTCCTGTACCCTGACATCCATAACATCTTCCTGATGCCCCACTCTTTGAGCCCTTTCTGTTATGTGGAACAAAAGGTACCCATAATTATCATAAACAAGGATTGAAAACAATATAAATAAGCACAGTAGTGACTATCTTATAAAACTTTTGTATTCAGTTAAATGTAAAATCATGTTTGGAAGTACCAAAGCATTAGTATGCCAGGGATGTGAGGTATGTGCAGTTGCTCTGAGTCAAAGAATATAACACATAGGGACAGAAAGTAGAAGTAAAATAAGGGTGCACAGACTGCACCAACTTCCACCCCGTATAAAGACAATTATTAGCATGCATAATCAAGAGTTAGTATCATGACTCTGATGCAGAAGAGAACCTAATGGACATACAAAATTTCAACACATTCCCCAACCTCATGACCTTAAAGTCACAAGCAGTAGTTGCACATATACAGAAGCCACATGGCTTCCAACTTATCTTACATGGTGAATTTCATTAATCTATACTAATGAGCCTTCtttaaggaagaagaagaatatgtTCTGAATACTAAATTGTATTTCAGCGAGTCATCTCATGTTCCCAAGTCATGCAAGTGCCAATCCTACCTAATCTGTATCCGGTCTTCATTTAGATAATCCTAACAGCTGCATCAATTATTGTCCCAATTTCAAACATCTTATATTGTGCTCGAATTCAGGTTACTTATCATAACTTTACAACCAGCTAACTTTACATCCGGAACTCTATAATCCAAATCTAATAGGATGCACAATTCTAGACTGCCCAGCTATATGAGCTACACAGCATCATCGTCAgtcaaaaaggaaaaagaaaaaagaaaaacaatctcaAATCATGTGTATGACAATTCAATATTCAGCCATAATTCAGAAGCTTAATAACAGGATAGACTACAATGATCAACTTCCAATTAATCAATAGGCATTCAAGTCTCATATTTATTCATTAATTATCACTCCAACTTAGCATGATTAACCAGGTGCCACTGCAAAGGTATCTGCTTACACTCCACGTACATTCAGCTAGGTATATGTCCTCCGATAACACAATAGCCATTAAGGTGTTACACATTCACCACTAATAAAGTGCACCAAGACGACCAATGATGTACTCATCAACATTATCACAATAAGAGCACAATATTCAATGTCATGGTTATTTTATAAAAAGGATAGACATGATAAGGCCAAACACTATGTGATTTCCCATTGCCAAACCCCTTCTTTTCTATCTATTATTGCATCTCGCTATACTTTTTACTTAATATCTTCCATCCCAGAAAGTGCACATATTCCTTTGAAGCTGCCCTTTATCTCATAGCCCATGCAACATCCTTTCTCATTTTACATAGATCTCTCATTTATTACACTGTCATGTTCAACTTTCTTTTTCACCACTTCAAACCAACCTAGCCACAACAGGTCTAATCTCATAGAACATGTATCCCCATTAAAAAAAGCCCCTCATTTATCACTCTCtgttttcttctcctcctttacTTTTCTTGCCCTTCTTTCTATCCTTCCTTTAAAAACTTTCTCAGATTTGATCAGACAAAAATCAGATCCATCCTAACCAGATTATCTCCCTTTCACAAGGGGAATATTTCTATTCCATTTATTCCTTAAATTTCTCTAGCATGATCTGATTTCGGCTCAATCTGCTCGCATTTCTTTCTTCTATTCCTTCATATAAGATGAATGTTGTTCTGCCTTTATGGAAACTAGTTTTTTATCCCGCGCGTTGCCCACAGGTTATAAAATCACATAAGTTattatttgagaaaaaaataaagagttaTAATGATAATAATGTGCATTTAATATATGGAAGGTTGAGAGCTCTTAAGAGCTTAATAGAATTCCAAATGAAAATAACGAGGGAGAAGCAAGGGAGTTGAGGGTCTCTTAGGAAAATGGAATGGTcaagctcatttaatatggtagGTTGAGAGTTCTCGGGAGCCTAATAGAATTTCAAGAAACCACATCAGCCCATGGCtttcaatattttaaataacttttAAGTACTTTCAATACTGTAATTAATcacataatattaataatattaatgttgcTCTATGTTGATATGCCAGAGGTTGATATTGTGCCAGACGGCATGAAGAGGTGAGAATTTTTTGCTTGTGGATAGGCTAGATTGGTAACATAATTTCTCTCACTTTCTACTTTctactttcatatatatatatatatatatatatattagattgagGATCCAATCTTAACCATAGTACAGGACCttgattccatatgagatatgcatATTATCACCCCATTCCAATAAAGAAACTGTTGCCTAACATGAAATTCATCTTATTATGTTTACTGGCCTTTTGCAATTACATTATTCTCCATTTCCTTGTGCTTTCTTTCTCGCTGTCCCTAATCTTCATTTCTGCATGGATCTATTATCAACCAACCCTCTCCTCACAATAATTACCTAGACCGACTTGTTTCCTTTATAACTAATCCGAACAAACTTCACCCTTTGGAAGGGCATTATTCGCATCTCTCTTCATGGTAATAAGAATACAAATTACCAAATAAATGGAACTATTCCTGCCCTCAAGAATATAAAACGAGTCATCAGGAAAATGGAAAATCTCATAATCAAACTTATATAGAATTCAGCATATAATAAGTGGACTGCAAAGGATTAAATGCCTGCCAGATGGATCAATGCCACTTCTGTAAAAGATCTAGCTGTCAAGATTCTAGGATTATCTCCACTAGTAGTTGTTGCagccttacaaaaaaaaaatcatgcactTCAGAGTAGACTTCCAAGATTGCATGATGGGGGAACTTTGCAAGGACAaacatttataaaattatatttagacCAGGTTGAAATAGAGTAGCTCTTTGAGGACCTTAATGATAAATGCAAGATTTTTGTGGCCTTGATTTGTTACATTTGACATACCACACTTTTAAGACAACAATGAGTAGTCCAATTAGGCTCCTCCTTTGCGCACATGCACACGCAAGCATATGCGTGgcatacatgcacacacacacagaggGAGGTCCCTTCTCAATAATTGCACAATGTCCACATTACTGATTACAATCTTTAGCAACAATAAGGAATGGTCAACAGGCATAGCAAGAGCAAGGATGGAAGCATCAGTTATGCCAGTTCAAGGCATCATGCATCTACCATGCTGCACAATTATGCATTTCATCTACCATGCCAAGCCAGCAAAACACTAGCATGCAGTGATAAAAACCTTAAGCAGGAAACATGGGAACCTTCACAGTGGAGAACAGAAATACTAAAATCCGCATGACCATACTATCCTTAACACCCTAAACTTTCAGCAATCTCAACCTTCAGGTGGAGATGATAGTTGCAAATCTATAAATAGTTGTGTATGCATGGCTTCTGATttaaatttgactcattttgcaTATTTATTGAATAGATTAAAACAATTGAAAAATGTTCCTAAAATATGGTAGATTGCTAGTCGGGACCTCGTAGATATTCATCTTCATTCTGCAATAGTGGAAATTGATATAACCTGAAACACTTAAACATATTTCTATCATGTTCCAAAAATATCGCTGTGTTTATGCCATGTGAAATTTTGCAGAGATTATGGAGAACAGTAGCTGCTACTTTCATGGAAAATAGAATATTGACTACTGACTAGCTCATGTTAAATAAAATACAAAGAAGGAAGAACAAGCTACAATTCAAAGCGTAAAATCCATCTCCAATAACCTTACCAGGAAAGGCTGTAAGCAATACTAAGAGACTGGACTTAGGCAAATATATATTGCAAAATTTAATACTTGATAAGTTTAAATCCTATAGAATAAACCAGAACAAAGTATTAACAATTAATTTTTACATTAAGCTTGATATGCTATCACATAATTAAGGGAAGACCATATTgattccaaaagatataaaatttgtatGAAATATACCCCTTGCACTTTGCACACAGTGCATTTCTCGACAATGAAAGCTTCTTGGTTGTTCCATTATACAAGTCTTCGAGGGACACCTTTAAAGAATGAACAACGTCTTCACCTCGTCTCTGCCTACGACCTCTTGAGCTGCCACCTATAGATCAAACATGTTACAAACATATAAATGATTAGCAACCACTGCCtacttcaaaaaaataaaggtaAAGGAATCTGAGTTTGTGATATCTCTCACCACCAAAAGCACCACCACCAAAAGCACTACCACCAAAGAACTGCTCGAATATATCAAACGGATTGTGAGAAGTGCCGCCTCCACCCATTCCCTCTTTAAGCGCATCTTCCCCATATTCGTCATAGATTTCTCTCTTTTCAGGATCACTGAGAACTTCATAGGCTTGAGCCAGCTCCTTAAACTGATACAATAGCAATAAAACCAAGCAAACGAAAGATACGGGTGTCAACAGACATCGAGTATACCAGCACCGACATCTAGGGTTCATGATGTGCGAGCCATTATAACAACTAAAACCTAGAAGATACTACCATCCGCCATGGATTTAATGGTTCGAAACTATCAAATAATCATCAATCTCCGAGGTAAACTAGGGCATAGACTAGAGGAAATCGGCTCACCTTTTCCGGATCTCCACCCTTGTCTGGGTGGTTCTTTATGGCGGCTTTCCTATAAGCCTTCTTcagctcatcctggctcgcatTCTTCGAAACACCGAGAATCTCATAGTACTTGGTGTTGTCGCTTCTCCTCGGACCACGGCCGAACATGATTGCCGATCTCTCTCAACCTCTCGCTCTCAATTCCTTTCGAGCCTCTAAAAACCAACATAAACAAACAACGAACAATCCCAAATCCATATAAGGAATTTTTCACTATCAAGAGATCTACGGCAGCAAACAATCCCAAAACAGGAACCCTTACCCCGAAATCCTTCGCTGAATGATTTCGAAATAGATTAGGAGAGaataaggggaaaaaaaaaacctaGATTCAAAACCTACCGACTTGCCCCGAAGAATCAGACAAAGACGATCTTTCCCCAGAATTGATACTCGAGAAcattaatttttcttttaaaaaaagaagagaaagaaggaaatcgTGAAAACATCGCGAAAGATTACCTAAATAGAGATCGGAGACGAAACCCTAGCCCGATTGGAATAGGGAATTGATCAGCGGACGCTGGAGGCGGCGTGAGGATATCAAACTAGATGAGGTCTCCGAAGCAACCACAGGGAGAGGGGGAGAGATTTTGGCGTGGGCGAGCCTTAAGTAGGAGTGTAGGACCCCAGGGCACAGCGCGGGTGTGGAGAGGAGCGCGCGGTGAGATTCGTGACCGTCCGATGGGAAGGATCCGAGGGTGATGTCATTCAAGGAAGGGTGATGGCGGGTTTCCTTCGCAGGCCACTCGAAACTCGTGGGTCGCTGCCTTTCGTTGACCCAGAAAGGGAACCTAGACGTCATACGGCGGTCTGGTGATCCGCGGTGTTGGTAAATTTGGTGACGTGGATGCCACAGaacggctttttttttttttttttttcatctttatgAGTGGGAGAGATCGTGGGTTGGTGTTATTAATGTCAAAATGGACTTAGCTTATAGAATTGGTCCGACCCAATTTTATAAATGAAGTGGACTGGATTGTCATATAAATAGTTTAAATAACAATCAAAACTGTTTGGTCCACCCCATATCAGTCCAAAGACTGATATGAGTTATGCCGGACTAGTCCGGAtcgatcataaaaattttaaaaataaaattaaaaaaaaattatttatttttaatctctgATTCCTAAGCTCCGCTGTCCCACACATCAACCACTGCCGTAGATCAGCAGGATGACCGTCTCTATCGATTCCTCTTCCTTTCACCTTTCAATT includes:
- the LOC105053974 gene encoding chaperone protein dnaJ A6 — encoded protein: MFGRGPRRSDNTKYYEILGVSKNASQDELKKAYRKAAIKNHPDKGGDPEKFKELAQAYEVLSDPEKREIYDEYGEDALKEGMGGGGTSHNPFDIFEQFFGGSAFGGGAFGGGSSRGRRQRRGEDVVHSLKVSLEDLYNGTTKKLSLSRNALCAKCKGKGSKSGASGRCYGCQGTGVRTVTRQIGLGMIQQMQHACPECRGSGEVISDKDKCPQCKGSKVTQEKKVLEVHVEKGMQQSQKIVFQGEADEAPDTVTGDIVFVVQQKEHPKFKRKYDDLYVEHTLSLSEALCGFQFALTHLDGRQLLIKSNPGEVVKPGQFKAINDEGMPHHGRPFMRGRLYIQFNVEFPDSGVLSPDQCRMLETFLPPRPSNRLSDMELDECEETTLYDVNIEEEMRRKQQQQQQEAYDEDDDAIPRVQCAQQ